In Sebastes fasciatus isolate fSebFas1 chromosome 15, fSebFas1.pri, whole genome shotgun sequence, a genomic segment contains:
- the erich1 gene encoding uncharacterized protein erich1, with protein sequence MARRKEVFQSKVLQKLYPAAAKPKPEKEPSPPRIVDALSRKTYVKSKASQQDTANGDAGTTPSAANPGRRMYTVLPPPAGDRTDTEKSVTLPQLESINSAEDPAEESVHDNDEEIDQDKEEEEQKRKRKRKKRKPVLSQDSGKDGAAPVSESSTGQHQTPVEDEGGERISKNKKRKLKKKRHKEKLLAMGLMPRATALEFTYRKDGEEEEEEEEEDNERRAAEVSDFLRKTMEIYMSDSSLRVDELPLLSGTVNDLLSGITSGCQPTFVLKQLYSLKAFVQKQQTDKLQKALEELYNTSSMSAEETTAVVSLFQYWITDILPMQRDKKTELSTMHP encoded by the exons AAAGTACTCCAGAAGCTTTACCCTGCAGCTGCCAAACCCAAACCGGAGAAGGAACCCAGCCCACCACGCATTGTAGATGCCCTATCAAGAAAAACCTATGTGAAAAGCAAAGCCTCTCAACAGGACACGGCCAATG GAGACGCAGGGACGACACCGAGTGCAGCCAATCCAGGCAGGCGGATGTACACGGTTCTACCTCCTCCTGCGGGCGACAGGACAGATACAGAGAAATCCGTCACACTCCCCCAGTTAGAAAGCATAAATAGTGCAGAGGACCCAGCTG AGGAGAGCGTCCATGATAACGACGAAGAAATAGACCAAgataaagaggaagaagaacagaaaagaaaaaggaagagaaagaaaaggaaaccaGTCCTCAGCCAAGACTCTGGGAAAGATGGAGCAGCTCCGGTGAGCGAGTCCAGCACAGGTCAGCATCAGACACCTGTGGAGGATGAGGGAGGAGAGCGCATTAGCAAGAACAAGAAGAGGAAGCTGAAGAAGAAACGGCACAAAGAGAAGCTGCTCGCCATGGGTCTGATGCCCCGGGCCACTGCCCTGGAGTTCACATACCGAAAAgatggggaggaggaagaggaggaggaggaggaggataatgagaggagagctgctgagGTGTCAGACTTCCTCAGGAAAACAATGGAAATCTATATGTCAGATT CCTCGTTGCGTGTAGACGAGCTTCCCCTCCTGTCTGGGACAGTGAATGACCTTCTGAGCGGCATAACCAGCGGGTGCCAGCCCACCTTTGTCCTGAAGCAGCTCTACAGTCTCAAGGCCTTTGTTCAGaagcaacagacagacaaactgcAAAAGGCACTGGAGGAGCTCTACAACACTTCTTCTATGTCTGCAG AGGAAACCACTGCAGTCGTCTCATTGTTCCAATACTGGATCACAGACATTCTCCCCATGCAACGAGACAAGAAGACCGAGCTTTCTACAATGCACCCATGA